In Methanobacterium sp., a single window of DNA contains:
- a CDS encoding thioredoxin family protein codes for MQKSAVIIGIIIILAIAAYVASAPKSQKNVEIQNSSVKWYTDLNSAFEDSKKTDKTVFVYFYTAWCSACRVFDENTLSDPEVQDKLSKNYISVKIDLDKNPQLASDYKIYSIPTLVFLNQEGSEIKRYEGYIDSKGLLNQL; via the coding sequence ATGCAAAAATCAGCAGTCATCATTGGAATTATTATCATTCTGGCAATAGCTGCCTATGTAGCTTCAGCCCCCAAAAGTCAAAAAAATGTGGAAATACAAAATTCCAGCGTAAAATGGTACACAGATTTAAACTCAGCTTTTGAAGACTCTAAAAAAACTGATAAAACAGTCTTTGTGTATTTTTATACAGCATGGTGCAGTGCGTGCAGAGTATTTGATGAAAACACCCTTTCTGATCCGGAAGTTCAGGATAAATTGAGTAAAAATTACATTTCTGTAAAAATAGACCTGGACAAAAATCCCCAGCTTGCATCAGACTATAAAATTTACAGTATTCCTACACTGGTATTTTTAAATCAGGAAGGTAGTGAAATTAAACGGTATGAAGGCTACATTGATTCAAAAGGCCTTTTGAATCAATTGTAG
- a CDS encoding cytochrome c biogenesis CcdA family protein — protein sequence MDIGPLISFFAGIASVLSPCVIPLIPVVIGYSLLEKKTSQIIAFVLGFFLIFTVIIFLTAVFTAAVNFYLYYFRVLAAIIIILIGIYFILNKKFFNISYEPVKHGNKDVQSFLMGFLTSLAWSPCYSSYLIAIIAYSASSGDILYSSMNLTLFAAGFSLTLFIISLLASKINLSRLIEYSNYIRIVSGLIILIAGIYMLQLLI from the coding sequence ATGGATATTGGCCCATTAATTTCATTTTTTGCAGGGATTGCATCGGTTTTATCTCCCTGTGTAATACCCTTAATCCCAGTTGTTATAGGATATTCCTTATTAGAGAAAAAAACATCCCAGATAATAGCATTTGTTCTGGGGTTTTTCTTGATCTTTACAGTAATAATTTTTCTAACAGCAGTTTTCACGGCTGCAGTAAACTTTTATCTTTACTATTTTAGGGTTTTAGCAGCAATAATCATAATATTGATTGGAATTTACTTTATTTTAAATAAAAAATTCTTTAATATTTCGTATGAGCCAGTAAAACATGGAAATAAGGATGTTCAATCGTTTCTTATGGGATTTTTAACTTCCCTTGCCTGGTCGCCATGCTATAGTTCCTATTTAATTGCAATCATTGCCTACAGTGCATCTTCAGGCGATATTTTATACAGTTCGATGAATTTGACATTATTTGCAGCAGGATTTTCACTTACATTATTTATAATATCTTTACTGGCATCTAAAATTAATTTAAGCAGACTGATTGAATATTCTAACTACATAAGGATTGTCTCAGGACTAATAATTTTAATTGCAGGTATTTACATGTTACAACTCTTAATATAA
- a CDS encoding DUF1932 domain-containing protein, whose protein sequence is MKVGFLGFGEVASTLSAGLLKNGVEVSTCIEKRSPRTQRLAQETGLNLCGSNRELAENSDILISAVTPGAAIRTAKVVGKYVNGVYVDINNISPVTAKKALSFIKNGKTVDASIIGSVRTGLNVQIIASGRFAHEFTRLNNYGMNIDVIGTEIGQASALKMLRSSFTKGISALLFETLYSAYSIGIDKEVLKYISKTEGEGFKDSAVSRIISSSFHAKRRYEEMEEVIETLSESEDPKMSKAAQDFFKTLYENLGELEKRPENYAEIFDMIRKRSKKKEQCHYSAK, encoded by the coding sequence ATGAAAGTGGGATTTTTAGGATTTGGTGAAGTTGCATCAACATTATCAGCAGGTCTTTTAAAGAATGGGGTTGAAGTAAGTACATGTATTGAGAAGAGAAGTCCCAGAACACAGAGACTGGCACAGGAAACAGGTTTAAATTTATGTGGATCAAACAGGGAACTTGCAGAAAATTCTGACATTTTAATTTCAGCTGTAACTCCCGGAGCAGCAATTAGGACTGCGAAGGTCGTTGGAAAATATGTTAACGGAGTTTATGTGGATATAAATAACATTTCGCCTGTAACAGCTAAAAAAGCACTTTCTTTCATTAAAAATGGAAAAACAGTAGACGCATCAATTATTGGAAGCGTTAGAACAGGTTTAAATGTTCAGATTATAGCTTCGGGCAGGTTTGCCCATGAATTTACCAGATTAAACAATTATGGCATGAATATAGATGTAATTGGGACTGAAATTGGCCAGGCGTCTGCTTTAAAGATGTTAAGAAGTTCATTTACCAAGGGAATTTCAGCCCTGCTTTTTGAAACTCTTTATTCAGCTTATTCCATTGGAATTGACAAAGAAGTGCTTAAATATATTTCAAAAACAGAAGGTGAAGGTTTTAAAGACTCTGCAGTATCAAGAATTATTAGCAGTTCCTTTCATGCAAAAAGACGTTACGAAGAAATGGAAGAAGTTATTGAAACACTTTCTGAAAGCGAAGATCCAAAAATGAGTAAGGCTGCACAGGATTTCTTCAAAACACTCTATGAAAATTTAGGTGAACTTGAAAAAAGACCTGAAAATTACGCTGAAATATTTGACATGATAAGAAAAAGAAGTAAAAAAAAAGAACAGTGCCATTATTCAGCAAAATAA
- a CDS encoding DUF763 domain-containing protein: MRSKQGIANLPLHGGHAPRWLFNRMVKLAGSILDVILYEYSADEFLRRISDPHWFQAFSCVIGFDWHSSGTTTTTCGALKLAIDPQEHGIMIAGGKGKNSRKTPLDIETSADFFSLSSKKIDELKYSSRISAKIDNSCIQDGYSLYHHSFFFTEDGNWAVVQQGLNNENSYARRYHWLSESIDKVIEEPHSAICCDESNSDTLNMTSDQSNEARNISVDLICDNPDHLKPYFKNKSQTLLTDFLDISVRLDISKNFKEMKMPGHHPVLDVDMSKNEFKVLKKAYELQPENYEELISLEGIGPKKIRALALISDLVYGSEPSWRDPVKYSFTHGGKDGFPYPVDREVYDHSIHALKEALDEAKLDKKDKYNAIKRLESFISVNEC, encoded by the coding sequence ATGCGTTCAAAACAGGGAATAGCAAACCTCCCCCTACACGGAGGTCACGCACCGAGATGGCTCTTTAACAGAATGGTTAAGTTAGCTGGGAGTATACTGGACGTTATTTTATATGAATACAGTGCTGACGAATTTTTAAGACGAATTTCAGATCCTCACTGGTTCCAGGCATTTTCATGTGTGATTGGATTTGACTGGCATTCTTCAGGAACCACGACCACGACCTGTGGTGCGTTAAAGCTTGCAATTGATCCGCAAGAACACGGAATCATGATTGCAGGGGGGAAAGGTAAAAATTCAAGAAAAACACCTTTGGATATTGAAACATCCGCTGATTTTTTCTCCTTATCTTCAAAAAAGATTGATGAACTTAAATATTCAAGCCGTATTTCAGCAAAGATAGATAATTCATGTATTCAGGACGGTTACAGCTTATATCACCACTCATTCTTTTTTACAGAAGATGGTAACTGGGCAGTTGTGCAGCAGGGATTAAATAATGAAAATAGCTATGCCCGACGTTATCACTGGCTTTCTGAGTCCATTGATAAAGTTATAGAAGAACCACACAGTGCAATCTGCTGTGATGAGTCCAATTCAGACACACTGAATATGACATCAGATCAAAGTAATGAGGCAAGGAATATAAGTGTAGACCTTATATGCGATAATCCTGATCATTTAAAGCCCTACTTTAAAAATAAATCTCAAACACTGCTTACAGACTTTCTTGACATATCAGTGCGTTTAGATATCTCTAAAAATTTTAAAGAGATGAAAATGCCAGGACACCATCCTGTGCTTGACGTGGATATGAGTAAAAACGAATTCAAAGTTTTAAAAAAGGCATACGAGCTGCAACCTGAAAATTATGAAGAATTAATCTCGCTTGAAGGAATAGGGCCCAAAAAAATAAGGGCACTGGCTTTAATTTCTGATCTGGTTTATGGATCTGAGCCAAGCTGGAGAGATCCTGTTAAATACAGCTTCACCCACGGTGGGAAGGACGGTTTTCCTTATCCAGTTGATAGGGAAGTTTACGATCACTCTATCCATGCTTTAAAAGAAGCATTAGATGAAGCTAAACTGGATAAAAAAGATAAGTATAATGCGATTAAAAGATTGGAATCATTTATTAGTGTGAATGAGTGTTAA
- the minD gene encoding cell division ATPase MinD, with the protein MARVIVVASGKGGVGKTTIAANLGIALSLHQEDVVVLDLDIAMANLELILGLEDKPVTLQEVLSGRDIIHNAIYEGPGGVKIVPSGLSLYGLKDMKLERLEETLASLTENIDILLIDAPGGLERDALAALEVSNELILVTTPEITSLSDALKTKIVAEKLGIDVLGVVINRRMSDNTFLTASEIELILDVPVLSTIPEDQKLNIASASGSSILLDHPNSDTSKTLMNLAAIIIGKYSCENDLTGKGIVTKFLQSIYSKYINVNRS; encoded by the coding sequence ATGGCAAGAGTTATAGTAGTAGCTTCTGGAAAGGGTGGTGTTGGAAAGACTACAATCGCTGCAAACCTTGGAATAGCGTTATCTCTACATCAAGAAGATGTTGTAGTTTTAGATCTGGATATAGCAATGGCAAATTTAGAACTAATTCTTGGTCTTGAAGATAAACCTGTTACTTTACAGGAAGTACTTTCAGGGCGGGACATAATCCATAATGCAATTTATGAAGGCCCGGGAGGTGTTAAAATTGTTCCATCTGGCCTGTCGCTTTACGGTTTAAAAGATATGAAACTGGAAAGACTTGAAGAAACACTGGCCTCTTTAACTGAAAATATTGACATACTTCTAATTGATGCGCCAGGAGGGCTTGAAAGAGATGCTCTGGCTGCACTGGAAGTGTCAAATGAATTAATTCTTGTAACTACTCCTGAAATTACATCCCTGAGTGATGCTTTAAAAACAAAGATTGTGGCAGAAAAGTTAGGTATAGATGTCCTTGGAGTGGTTATTAACAGAAGAATGTCTGATAATACATTTTTAACAGCCTCTGAAATTGAGTTAATTCTTGATGTCCCTGTGCTTTCAACAATACCCGAGGATCAAAAACTAAATATTGCATCTGCTTCTGGAAGTTCCATTTTACTGGATCATCCTAATTCTGATACCTCAAAAACATTGATGAACCTTGCAGCAATAATAATAGGAAAATACTCCTGTGAAAATGATTTAACCGGTAAAGGAATAGTCACTAAATTTCTTCAAAGCATTTATAGCAAATATATTAATGTAAACAGGTCATGA